In Leptospirillum ferriphilum, a genomic segment contains:
- a CDS encoding type II secretion system protein GspD, translated as MLNGGGKGKTGYFWIGLVFLSMAAIGGCSSASGNHIGGKKTGTPNDIHPIVKRHGLIPKEIIQSKIPNPSRLNMPTRRSVLLSHYRYLSRTVSLRLRNAPLIDAVKIILPPGTDVSFGDIDYRTPVSASIDKVPLYDALRMILRPVGANFVPHKKFVKVTRTENAVFRLPMPDVTNMMNGMVGNMLTSGGAGMMGGGYGGAGMMGGAGMMGGAGMMGGAGMMGGGYGGAGMMGGGYGGAGGGSGGSSGLISVNMISGMVTFWQSLQQTLNGMASGSCSPPTLAPASMMGGSAGGQGGYGGGAGGYGGASGALPYYGASAGGFAYQGASNPGVLPGGGGVPGNNRFMGPGQNQTGAPPLGSNTPCGHIRVDTESGYIYVWDTVSRVFKIGEYLDEIKRLLQKQVYLKIDIVEVELNDQNQYGINFTALLKQLAGTGATFAGGAATNAGLGTSPVPYSLGVSNGNGTSSAIIQALSTYGKTHIVNQPRVLAISGQPSTINVTHNIPYLQSEMPYSFGGLNSSSLVIPQIGYATTGLSVEMNPVIDNKTVHLHIVPVLNTLTQFVSIDVKGLGTFQEPEIDSRATSNDITVHSDQTIFFGGLVADTINNQYWSVPLLGSIPGLRWLFSGYNLVRTVDELVLIVTPIVTDTGNAVETSVPSTHDLMHIHQDQSPMRLHPQKGINVGPSTF; from the coding sequence GTATTTCTGGATAGGACTGGTTTTTTTGAGTATGGCGGCGATTGGAGGATGTTCGTCCGCTTCCGGAAATCATATCGGCGGAAAAAAGACGGGAACACCGAACGATATTCATCCGATCGTGAAGAGGCATGGCCTGATACCGAAGGAAATTATCCAGTCGAAAATACCGAACCCGTCCAGGCTCAACATGCCAACGAGACGCAGTGTGCTGTTGTCGCACTACCGTTATTTATCAAGAACGGTTTCGCTCCGATTGCGCAATGCGCCCCTCATCGATGCCGTGAAGATCATTCTTCCGCCCGGGACGGATGTCTCCTTCGGGGACATCGATTACAGAACGCCCGTATCGGCATCGATCGACAAGGTTCCTCTTTATGACGCTCTCCGAATGATACTGCGTCCTGTCGGGGCCAATTTTGTTCCGCACAAGAAATTCGTCAAGGTGACGCGTACGGAAAATGCGGTTTTCAGACTGCCGATGCCGGACGTGACGAACATGATGAACGGAATGGTCGGCAACATGCTGACATCCGGCGGCGCTGGCATGATGGGCGGCGGCTATGGCGGCGCAGGCATGATGGGCGGCGCAGGCATGATGGGCGGCGCAGGCATGATGGGCGGCGCAGGCATGATGGGCGGCGGCTATGGCGGCGCAGGCATGATGGGCGGCGGCTATGGCGGCGCGGGCGGAGGATCCGGCGGATCTTCGGGGCTGATTTCGGTCAACATGATTTCCGGCATGGTGACTTTCTGGCAATCCTTGCAGCAGACGCTGAACGGGATGGCTTCCGGAAGCTGTTCGCCTCCGACCTTGGCTCCCGCAAGCATGATGGGAGGAAGCGCCGGTGGACAGGGAGGTTACGGTGGCGGCGCGGGAGGCTATGGCGGAGCATCGGGCGCTCTCCCTTATTACGGAGCGTCGGCCGGAGGATTCGCCTATCAGGGAGCTTCCAATCCGGGAGTCCTTCCGGGTGGCGGTGGAGTTCCGGGGAATAACCGTTTCATGGGCCCCGGACAAAACCAGACCGGTGCCCCTCCTCTCGGGTCCAATACGCCTTGTGGACATATCCGCGTGGACACGGAGTCCGGCTACATTTATGTCTGGGATACGGTTTCCCGTGTCTTCAAGATCGGCGAATATCTGGATGAAATCAAGAGACTTCTGCAAAAACAGGTTTATCTGAAGATCGATATTGTGGAAGTCGAACTGAACGACCAGAACCAATACGGGATTAATTTCACCGCGCTCCTGAAGCAGTTGGCGGGAACGGGTGCGACCTTTGCCGGCGGAGCTGCTACGAACGCCGGACTCGGAACTTCTCCTGTACCTTATTCTCTGGGGGTTTCAAACGGGAACGGGACTTCGTCCGCAATCATCCAGGCGCTTTCCACATACGGGAAAACGCATATCGTCAACCAGCCGAGGGTTCTGGCGATAAGCGGACAGCCTTCGACCATTAATGTCACACATAACATTCCCTATCTTCAGTCGGAAATGCCTTATTCGTTTGGCGGACTGAATTCATCTTCGCTTGTGATTCCGCAAATAGGCTATGCGACCACAGGACTGTCAGTGGAGATGAACCCTGTGATCGACAACAAGACGGTACACCTCCATATCGTACCGGTTCTCAATACGCTGACGCAGTTTGTTTCGATTGACGTGAAAGGACTGGGGACGTTCCAGGAACCTGAGATCGACAGCCGGGCAACGTCGAACGACATCACGGTCCACTCCGATCAGACGATCTTTTTCGGAGGACTTGTGGCGGACACCATCAATAACCAGTATTGGAGCGTGCCTCTCCTCGGAAGCATTCCGGGATTGAGATGGCTGTTCTCCGGATACAATCTTGTCCGGACGGTTGACGAACTGGTTCTGATCGTCACTCCGATCGTCACTGATACGGGGAATGCCGTTGAGACGAGCGTGCCGTCGACGCACGACTTGATGCATATTCATCAGGATCAGTCCCCCATGAGACTTCATCCGCAGAAAGGAATCAATGTCGGACCATCCACGTTCTGA